One stretch of Streptomyces sp. NBC_01363 DNA includes these proteins:
- the purD gene encoding phosphoribosylamine--glycine ligase, protein MKVLVIGGGAREHALCRSLSLDPDVTALYCAPGNAGIAEVAELHPVDALDGDAVARLATDLGAELVVVGPEAPLVAGVADAVRAAGIPCFGPSGEAAQLEGSKAFAKDVMAGAAVPTARSYVCTTPAEIDAALDAFGAPYVVKDDGLAAGKGVVVTDDVEAARAHALACDRVVIEEFLDGPEVSLFAITDGTTVLPLQPAQDFKRALDDDEGPNTGGMGAYSPLPWADPKLVDEVMESVLQPTVDELRRRGTPFSGLLYAGLAITSRGVRVIEFNARFGDPETQVVLARLKTPLAGVLLGSANGTLDELPPLKWRDEAAVTVVIASHNYPGTPRTGDPIEGLDEVAAQDAPHAYVLHAGTRREGDTIVSAGGRVLSVTATGKDLAGARERAYAAAARIRLDGSQLRTDIARKAAEG, encoded by the coding sequence GTGAAGGTCCTCGTCATCGGCGGCGGCGCCCGCGAACACGCCCTGTGCCGCTCTCTGTCCCTCGACCCCGACGTCACCGCTCTGTACTGCGCTCCCGGCAACGCCGGTATCGCGGAGGTGGCCGAACTGCACCCGGTCGACGCCCTCGACGGCGACGCCGTCGCGCGCCTCGCCACCGACCTGGGCGCCGAGCTGGTGGTCGTCGGCCCGGAGGCACCGCTCGTCGCCGGAGTCGCCGACGCCGTGCGCGCCGCGGGCATCCCCTGCTTCGGTCCCTCCGGCGAGGCGGCCCAGCTGGAGGGCTCCAAGGCGTTCGCCAAGGACGTGATGGCCGGTGCCGCCGTCCCGACCGCCCGTAGCTACGTCTGCACCACCCCGGCCGAGATCGACGCCGCTCTCGACGCCTTCGGCGCCCCGTACGTCGTCAAGGACGACGGTCTCGCCGCGGGCAAGGGCGTCGTCGTCACCGACGACGTCGAGGCGGCCCGTGCCCACGCCCTGGCCTGCGACCGCGTGGTCATCGAGGAGTTCCTCGACGGCCCCGAGGTGAGCCTCTTCGCGATCACGGACGGCACCACCGTGCTGCCGCTCCAGCCCGCGCAGGACTTCAAGCGTGCCCTGGACGACGACGAGGGCCCGAACACCGGCGGCATGGGCGCGTACTCCCCGCTCCCGTGGGCCGACCCCAAGCTGGTCGACGAGGTCATGGAGTCGGTGCTCCAGCCGACCGTCGACGAGCTCCGGCGCCGCGGCACCCCGTTCTCCGGGCTGCTGTACGCGGGCCTCGCGATCACCTCGCGCGGTGTCCGGGTGATCGAGTTCAACGCCCGCTTCGGCGATCCCGAGACCCAGGTGGTCCTGGCCCGCCTGAAGACCCCGCTGGCCGGTGTCCTGCTCGGCTCCGCCAACGGCACGCTCGACGAGCTGCCCCCGCTCAAGTGGCGCGACGAGGCCGCCGTCACCGTGGTCATCGCCTCGCACAACTACCCGGGTACGCCGCGCACGGGCGACCCGATCGAAGGGCTCGACGAGGTGGCGGCGCAGGATGCCCCGCACGCGTACGTCCTGCACGCGGGCACCAGGCGGGAGGGCGACACGATCGTCAGCGCGGGCGGCCGGGTGCTGTCCGTGACCGCGACCGGCAAGGACCTCGCGGGCGCCCGGGAGCGTGCCTACGCGGCGGCGGCCCGGATCCGGCTCGACGGCTCGCAGCTCCGTACGGACATTGCGCGGAAGGCCGCGGAGGGCTGA
- a CDS encoding beta-propeller fold lactonase family protein has product MIPHAGKEPGPQGGPAPDRGRPRPRLGILRLVIGALAMLAILAGLSLPALAAAPAQAAAPTPNAYVTNFNSNTVSVIDTATNTVTDTITVGAAPFTVAVTPDGAHAYVTNFGSTTVSVIDTATNTVTTTITVGTSPVGVAITPDGAHAYVANFGSNTVSVIDTATNTVTTTITVGAGPVGVAFTPDGAHAYVTNENANTVSVIDTATNTVTDTITVGTTPAFVAITPDGTHAYVANENSNDVSVIDTATNTVTATIPVGNNAVGVAITPDGTHAYVTNQNSNTVSVIDTATNTVTDTITVGTTPVGVAFTPDGTHAYVANRNSDTVSVIDTATNTVTTTIPVSNGPIGVAIGTPPFPYLTVTKTHRGAFVQGRRNTYRITVTNHGTGPTDATTVTVTDTLPTGLTPVSLRGTGWACTRDTLTCTRSDTLAPGRSYPTIKLTVKASCSAPKQVTNTATVTGGGSTPATTTDPTTIKRGKCCEKHHHNGRHHKKHRPGKHDARHDAPSKQQPHHR; this is encoded by the coding sequence GTGATCCCACATGCGGGCAAGGAACCCGGGCCGCAGGGCGGTCCGGCACCGGACCGGGGCAGGCCCAGGCCACGCCTGGGCATCTTGCGGCTGGTCATCGGGGCCCTGGCCATGCTGGCCATACTGGCGGGACTGTCCCTGCCGGCCCTGGCTGCGGCCCCGGCGCAGGCGGCCGCCCCCACGCCGAACGCCTACGTCACCAATTTCAATTCGAACACGGTGTCGGTGATCGACACGGCCACGAACACGGTCACCGACACCATCACCGTCGGTGCTGCCCCGTTCACTGTGGCCGTCACCCCCGACGGCGCCCACGCCTACGTCACCAATTTCGGTTCGACGACGGTATCGGTGATCGACACGGCCACGAACACGGTCACCACCACCATCACCGTCGGCACCAGCCCGGTCGGTGTGGCCATCACCCCCGACGGCGCCCACGCCTACGTCGCCAATTTCGGGTCCAACACGGTGTCGGTGATCGACACCGCGACGAACACGGTCACCACCACCATCACCGTCGGCGCCGGCCCGGTCGGTGTGGCCTTCACCCCCGACGGCGCCCACGCCTACGTCACCAATGAGAACGCGAACACGGTGTCGGTGATCGACACGGCCACGAACACGGTCACCGACACCATCACCGTCGGCACCACCCCGGCCTTTGTGGCCATCACCCCCGACGGCACCCACGCCTACGTCGCGAATGAGAACTCCAACGACGTGTCGGTGATCGACACCGCGACGAACACGGTCACCGCCACGATCCCCGTCGGCAACAACGCGGTCGGTGTGGCCATCACCCCCGACGGCACCCACGCCTACGTCACCAATCAGAACTCGAACACGGTGTCGGTGATCGACACGGCCACGAACACGGTCACCGACACCATCACCGTCGGCACCACCCCGGTCGGTGTTGCCTTCACCCCGGATGGCACCCACGCCTACGTCGCCAATCGGAACTCGGACACGGTGTCGGTGATCGACACAGCCACGAACACGGTCACCACCACCATCCCCGTCAGCAACGGCCCCATCGGTGTGGCCATCGGCACGCCGCCGTTCCCCTACCTGACCGTCACCAAGACGCACCGCGGCGCGTTCGTTCAGGGCAGGAGGAACACCTACAGGATCACGGTCACCAACCACGGCACCGGCCCGACCGACGCCACCACCGTCACCGTGACCGACACCCTGCCCACGGGGCTGACCCCCGTTTCGCTCCGCGGCACCGGATGGGCCTGCACCCGCGACACACTCACCTGCACCCGCAGCGACACCCTCGCCCCCGGCCGCAGCTACCCGACCATCAAGCTCACGGTCAAAGCGTCCTGCAGCGCGCCGAAGCAGGTCACCAACACCGCCACGGTCACCGGAGGCGGCAGCACCCCCGCCACCACCACCGACCCCACCACCATCAAACGCGGCAAATGCTGCGAAAAGCACCACCACAACGGCAGACACCACAAGAAGCACAGGCCCGGCAAGCACGACGCCAGACACGACGCACCCAGCAAGCAGCAGCCACACCACCGCTGA
- a CDS encoding S9 family peptidase, whose translation MRQVSRALTAALAAVALAAGVPGPAHAQPAAESIPGAPPGASGERLPEGWRVEGGELVWSSPEPVGMGGALVEFRSGERTLGVPKPSPDQRTFRLSLDGAKVGPVSELQVVAGSRRLDAAKADQAPGQRRSSAAEAPQEPFPANPVDPGVAGKYHTISGEYSLKSVRLPGYAEPVEMRATVVGPTDAPGKRPLALFVHGRSATCYEPGKNSAGMEWPCKPGNKEIPSYRGFLHDQKLLASQGYVTVSISANGVNAQDGRAADFGAQARSSLVRRHLARWAEWGANPAKAPETVRATEPADLSKVLLVGHSRGGEGVNRAALDSVSPPPPAEDGYRGPVSWRIRGTVLIGPTNFGQNPTPDVPSMTILPGCDGDVSDLQGQMYLDGTRGIGQGTALHSAVYMVGANHNFFNTEWTPGQAEAPAADDFWDDKNNPDPVCSARAKTRLSAKQQQTAGTTYIAAAARLFLAGDDRVRPLLDGSDRRAPSADPARVLTHAVGGNRTPAIRPDDPLSVTNGRVCQQVTTSATRACMPDSAPGRSPHFASWAETTSEPGRNAVTARWTEPGTPVRLTPERAFSLAGSDALALRVMVPPNTRGTRLDVALTDTSGKRVRLGQVTVDGLPGSDSTAAHWAREVRVPLKAAVGAGVDLKRTQSLELTPRSSSGELWLMDAWGWRPGTPAVRPVALSRVDIGRLTVKEGDSGTRTYRVPVQVTGKGNGVIKLAVRDPETRKSTIRTVTVKAGGSVDVPITVTGNSRYNYDLSHEVAAKAVRGTAVGGAFGGVLVENDDPMPTVTVTPVADSVTEGQKLTWKVELSQPADISIETRFDLLPAREGTELSTKDVDEEWLSSLGEAADPERPLSTNSPSLWVSVPKGKTSTEVSVPTVTDALTESEESLRMQVNILKENEWLEGPLLTGKVTDARQG comes from the coding sequence GTGAGACAGGTCTCACGCGCGCTGACGGCTGCCTTGGCGGCCGTGGCGCTGGCGGCGGGTGTGCCAGGGCCGGCGCATGCGCAGCCGGCCGCCGAGTCCATACCCGGCGCGCCGCCGGGCGCCTCCGGGGAGCGGCTGCCGGAGGGGTGGCGTGTCGAGGGCGGGGAGCTGGTCTGGAGCTCGCCCGAGCCCGTGGGCATGGGTGGCGCCCTGGTCGAGTTCCGCTCGGGGGAGCGGACCCTCGGCGTCCCGAAGCCCTCCCCCGACCAACGCACCTTCCGTCTCAGCCTCGACGGGGCGAAGGTCGGCCCGGTGAGCGAACTGCAGGTGGTCGCCGGTTCGCGGCGGCTGGACGCCGCAAAGGCCGACCAGGCACCCGGTCAGCGGCGCTCGTCGGCTGCGGAGGCGCCCCAGGAGCCGTTCCCCGCCAACCCGGTCGACCCCGGTGTCGCCGGTAAGTACCACACCATCAGCGGTGAGTACTCCCTGAAGTCGGTGAGGCTGCCGGGCTACGCCGAGCCCGTGGAGATGCGCGCCACGGTCGTCGGCCCGACGGACGCGCCGGGGAAGCGACCGCTGGCGCTCTTCGTCCACGGCCGCAGCGCCACCTGCTACGAGCCCGGCAAGAACAGCGCGGGCATGGAGTGGCCGTGCAAGCCGGGCAACAAGGAGATCCCGAGCTACCGAGGCTTTCTGCACGACCAGAAGCTCCTGGCATCCCAGGGCTATGTGACGGTCTCCATCTCCGCGAACGGTGTCAACGCGCAGGACGGCCGCGCGGCCGACTTCGGGGCGCAGGCCCGCTCGTCCCTGGTGCGCCGGCACCTCGCCCGCTGGGCGGAGTGGGGCGCGAACCCCGCGAAGGCCCCCGAGACCGTGCGCGCGACGGAGCCCGCGGACCTCTCGAAGGTGCTCCTGGTCGGCCACTCCCGGGGCGGCGAGGGCGTCAACCGGGCCGCTCTCGACAGCGTCTCCCCGCCGCCGCCCGCCGAGGACGGCTACCGGGGGCCGGTGAGCTGGCGGATCCGCGGCACCGTCCTGATCGGCCCCACCAACTTCGGCCAGAACCCCACGCCCGACGTGCCCTCCATGACCATCCTGCCGGGCTGTGACGGCGATGTGAGCGACCTCCAGGGCCAGATGTACCTCGACGGCACCCGGGGCATCGGCCAGGGCACGGCGCTGCACAGCGCGGTGTACATGGTCGGCGCCAACCACAACTTCTTCAACACGGAGTGGACGCCCGGCCAGGCCGAGGCCCCGGCCGCCGACGACTTCTGGGACGACAAGAACAACCCGGACCCGGTCTGCTCGGCACGGGCCAAGACCCGGCTGAGCGCCAAGCAGCAGCAGACGGCGGGCACCACCTACATCGCCGCCGCCGCGCGGCTCTTCCTCGCGGGCGACGACCGGGTCCGCCCGCTGCTCGACGGCTCCGACCGGCGCGCGCCCTCGGCCGATCCCGCCCGGGTACTGACCCACGCCGTCGGCGGCAACCGCACCCCGGCGATCCGGCCCGACGACCCGCTCTCGGTGACGAACGGGCGCGTGTGCCAGCAGGTCACGACGAGCGCCACCCGGGCCTGTATGCCTGACTCCGCCCCCGGTAGGTCGCCGCACTTCGCGTCCTGGGCGGAGACCACCAGCGAGCCGGGCCGCAACGCGGTCACGGCCCGCTGGACCGAGCCGGGCACCCCGGTCCGGCTGACGCCGGAGCGAGCCTTCTCGCTGGCGGGCTCCGACGCGCTCGCCCTGCGGGTGATGGTGCCGCCGAACACCCGGGGCACCCGGCTCGACGTCGCCCTCACCGACACCTCCGGCAAGCGGGTGAGGCTCGGTCAGGTCACCGTCGACGGCCTTCCCGGCTCCGACTCGACGGCCGCGCACTGGGCGCGTGAGGTCCGCGTCCCGCTGAAGGCCGCCGTCGGCGCCGGTGTCGACCTGAAGCGGACACAGTCGCTGGAGCTCACCCCACGCAGCAGCTCCGGCGAGCTCTGGTTGATGGACGCCTGGGGCTGGCGCCCCGGCACCCCGGCGGTACGCCCCGTCGCGCTCTCGCGTGTCGACATCGGCAGGCTGACGGTCAAGGAGGGCGACTCCGGCACCCGCACCTACCGCGTGCCCGTCCAGGTCACGGGCAAGGGCAACGGCGTGATCAAGCTCGCCGTCCGCGACCCGGAGACCCGCAAGTCCACCATCCGCACCGTGACGGTGAAGGCCGGTGGCTCCGTGGACGTGCCGATCACGGTCACGGGCAACTCCCGCTACAACTACGACCTCAGCCACGAGGTCGCGGCCAAGGCCGTGCGCGGCACTGCGGTCGGCGGCGCCTTCGGGGGCGTGCTCGTCGAGAACGACGACCCCATGCCCACGGTCACCGTGACCCCGGTCGCCGACTCGGTCACCGAGGGCCAGAAGCTCACCTGGAAGGTGGAGCTCTCCCAGCCCGCCGACATCAGCATCGAGACGCGGTTCGACCTCCTGCCGGCGCGCGAGGGCACGGAGCTGTCCACGAAGGATGTCGACGAGGAGTGGCTCTCCAGCCTCGGCGAGGCAGCCGACCCGGAGCGGCCCCTGTCCACGAACAGTCCCTCCCTCTGGGTGTCCGTCCCCAAGGGCAAGACGAGCACCGAAGTGTCCGTGCCCACGGTCACCGACGCGCTGACCGAGTCGGAGGAGTCCCTGCGGATGCAGGTGAACATCCTCAAGGAGAACGAGTGGTTGGAGGGCCCCCTCCTCACGGGGAAGGTCACGGACGCGCGCCAGGGCTGA
- a CDS encoding HAMP domain-containing sensor histidine kinase produces the protein MPLDELVAESVRRTGLETRVGVTGHPVAETDPRRLDRIVTNLILNAHRHGATPVEVTVDGTTIVVREHGPGFSPELLAHGPQRFRTEAAERGHGHGLGLTLAPGQAHVIGAHLTLANTTPHGAVATLELPRQADPPAV, from the coding sequence GTGCCACTCGACGAGCTGGTGGCGGAATCCGTACGACGCACGGGCCTGGAGACGCGGGTCGGGGTGACCGGCCACCCGGTCGCCGAGACCGACCCGCGCCGTCTCGACCGCATCGTCACCAACCTGATCCTCAACGCCCACCGCCACGGCGCGACGCCGGTCGAGGTCACGGTCGACGGCACGACCATCGTCGTACGCGAACACGGCCCCGGCTTCTCCCCGGAACTCCTCGCCCACGGACCCCAGCGCTTCCGCACCGAAGCTGCCGAACGGGGCCACGGACACGGCCTCGGCCTCACCCTCGCCCCCGGCCAGGCCCACGTCATCGGCGCCCACCTCACTCTGGCCAACACCACGCCCCACGGAGCCGTCGCCACACTGGAACTGCCCCGCCAAGCGGACCCGCCGGCAGTCTGA
- a CDS encoding serine hydrolase: MRGQTRQGLRSPGRQQGTRRRALPAAVAVAIGVMTLGALAPPAASAVRPDAVQQSLNALVRDDGMPAALASVQDRNGRTRTYTAGLGDLATGAPVPVDGQVRIGSNTKTLVAVVVLQLVAERRVDLDASVDTYLPGLVRGEGIDGRRITVRQLLQQTSGLPNYSNYLGDDVRYYAPRELLATALQHPADFAPGTSWKYSNTNYVLAGLIVQKVTGRPLAEEIDRRVVRRAGLRHTYFPAPGDASIREPHPHGYYRESADAPLRDITEIDPSWGWAAGQMVSTGSDLNRFFSALLAGRLLPSAQLAQMRSTVPAEATFGPGARYGLGLVSRPLPCGGLSWGHGGSFPGYETRGGATDDGRAINVAVTMQLTDEAGRRNLERAVDTALCR, encoded by the coding sequence ATGCGTGGACAGACACGGCAAGGGCTTCGCTCGCCGGGCCGGCAGCAGGGCACGCGGCGACGGGCCCTGCCCGCCGCGGTCGCGGTGGCCATCGGCGTCATGACGCTGGGTGCCCTCGCCCCGCCCGCCGCCTCCGCCGTCAGGCCGGACGCCGTCCAGCAGAGCCTGAACGCGCTGGTGCGCGACGACGGGATGCCCGCCGCGCTGGCGAGCGTCCAGGACCGGAACGGCCGCACCCGTACCTACACCGCAGGGCTCGGCGACCTGGCCACCGGCGCACCGGTACCCGTCGACGGGCAGGTGCGGATCGGCAGCAACACCAAGACCTTAGTCGCGGTCGTCGTCCTCCAGCTCGTCGCGGAGCGGAGGGTGGACCTGGACGCCTCCGTCGACACCTACCTGCCCGGCCTCGTCCGCGGGGAGGGGATCGACGGACGGCGCATCACCGTCCGCCAGCTCCTCCAGCAGACCAGCGGACTCCCCAACTACAGCAATTACCTCGGGGACGACGTCCGGTACTACGCCCCCCGCGAACTGCTCGCCACAGCCCTCCAGCACCCGGCCGACTTCGCCCCCGGGACGAGTTGGAAGTACAGCAACACCAACTACGTGCTCGCCGGCCTGATCGTCCAGAAGGTCACCGGCCGCCCCCTGGCCGAGGAGATCGACCGGCGCGTCGTCCGACGCGCCGGGCTGCGCCACACCTACTTCCCCGCCCCCGGTGACGCGAGCATCCGGGAGCCCCACCCCCACGGCTACTACCGGGAATCGGCGGACGCGCCGCTGCGCGACATCACGGAGATCGACCCCTCCTGGGGCTGGGCGGCAGGCCAGATGGTCTCCACCGGCTCCGACCTCAACCGCTTCTTCAGCGCACTCCTGGCCGGTCGCCTCCTGCCCTCGGCCCAGCTAGCCCAGATGCGCTCCACCGTCCCCGCCGAAGCGACCTTCGGCCCCGGTGCCCGCTACGGACTTGGACTTGTCAGCAGGCCGTTGCCGTGCGGCGGCCTCTCCTGGGGCCACGGCGGCAGCTTCCCGGGGTACGAGACCCGGGGCGGCGCCACCGACGACGGCCGCGCCATCAACGTCGCGGTCACCATGCAGCTCACCGACGAGGCGGGCCGGAGGAATCTCGAACGCGCCGTGGACACCGCCTTGTGCCGCTGA
- a CDS encoding serine hydrolase gives MRAQTRQGLRSSTRQQGGRRRRAVSAAVAVAIGVMTLGALAPPAASAAAAARPDAVQQSLNALVRDDGMPAALASVQDRNGRTRTYIAGVGDLTTSSKVPRDGQVRIGSNTKAFTAVVVLQLVGEGKIGLDATVDTYLPGLVRGEGIDGRRITVRQLLQHTSGLPEYGIHVDDDEIRNRYFEPRELLDIALRYKADAAPGTTWGYSNTNYVLAGLIVQKVTGRPLAEEMDRRIIKRIGLRHTYFPAPGEMTIREPHPQGYHRNPADGPLRDFTEMDPSAGWAAGQLISTNSDLNRFFTALLGGRLLPAAQLAEMRTTVPAGTSGLRYGLGLTSRPLSCGGVYWGHGGDIAGYETRGGVTDDGRAANVAVTSIPTDEAATQHVKDAVDRALCG, from the coding sequence ATGCGTGCTCAGACCCGACAGGGCCTTCGTTCCTCGACCCGGCAGCAGGGCGGCAGGCGGCGACGAGCCGTGTCGGCCGCGGTCGCGGTGGCCATCGGCGTCATGACGCTGGGTGCCCTCGCCCCGCCCGCCGCCTCCGCTGCTGCCGCCGCCAGGCCGGACGCCGTCCAGCAGAGCCTGAACGCGCTGGTGCGCGACGACGGGATGCCCGCCGCGCTGGCGAGCGTCCAGGACCGGAACGGCCGCACCCGCACCTACATCGCAGGAGTCGGCGACCTGACCACCAGCTCGAAGGTGCCCAGGGACGGCCAGGTACGGATCGGCAGCAACACCAAGGCGTTCACGGCGGTCGTGGTCCTGCAGTTGGTCGGCGAAGGGAAGATCGGCCTCGACGCCACCGTCGACACCTACCTGCCCGGCCTCGTCCGCGGAGAGGGAATCGACGGGCGCCGCATCACCGTCCGCCAGCTCCTTCAGCACACCAGCGGACTCCCCGAGTACGGCATCCACGTCGACGACGACGAGATCAGGAACCGGTACTTCGAGCCCCGCGAGCTGCTCGACATCGCCCTCCGGTACAAGGCCGACGCGGCTCCGGGGACGACGTGGGGGTACAGCAACACCAACTATGTCCTGGCCGGCCTGATCGTCCAGAAGGTCACCGGCCGCCCCCTCGCCGAGGAGATGGACCGGCGCATCATCAAGCGCATCGGTCTGCGCCACACCTACTTCCCCGCCCCCGGCGAGATGACCATCCGAGAGCCGCACCCCCAGGGCTACCACCGCAACCCGGCGGACGGACCGCTGCGCGACTTCACGGAGATGGACCCCTCCGCAGGCTGGGCCGCAGGCCAGTTGATCTCCACCAACTCCGACCTCAACCGCTTCTTCACCGCGCTCCTCGGCGGCCGCCTCCTCCCGGCGGCCCAGCTCGCCGAGATGCGCACGACCGTCCCCGCCGGGACCTCCGGCCTCCGCTACGGGCTGGGGCTCACGAGCAGGCCGCTGTCGTGCGGCGGCGTCTACTGGGGCCACGGCGGCGACATCGCGGGGTACGAGACCCGGGGCGGTGTCACCGACGACGGCCGCGCCGCCAACGTCGCGGTCACCAGCATCCCGACGGACGAGGCGGCCACGCAGCACGTGAAGGACGCCGTGGACAGGGCCCTGTGCGGCTGA
- a CDS encoding sensor histidine kinase, protein MIRGIRPLLRGSTYSGVLFAYCGALASLPLLPFALLPALSWRSAPKSVQLVLVLLFWAVLVGVVGLARPVRRALVVSARRLLRVPLPDPVAGRRASGSLDLDRWRTPLWLVLHVAVGWTGALASGVLFIMGLSLPGNWLGGEARASLFGTSVRVSGGWSWVVAAVCILLAVAVCVLVTKALRWSAPRLLGPSAAERLALAAARELLLAERNRIAHELHDSIGHTLTTATIQAAVADEVLSADPAAARAAMRSIEESTRAALEDLDYVLGVLREEQSGTAPTRTLADLPELLDRLRHAGAVVEPELSGELAQVQGTLSRAAYRILQEGLTNALRHGAGGPIEVRVAAGPDGLDLTVVNRTGARMGPGPGVFPTSGHGLPGLAERVRLLHGEFQAGPDGTQHWRLAVRLPVRVSA, encoded by the coding sequence ATGATCAGGGGAATTCGGCCGCTGCTGCGCGGCTCCACGTATTCGGGTGTGCTGTTCGCCTATTGCGGCGCGCTGGCGAGCCTTCCGCTGCTGCCTTTCGCCCTGTTGCCGGCGCTGTCGTGGCGATCCGCTCCCAAGAGCGTGCAGTTGGTCCTGGTCCTGCTGTTCTGGGCGGTACTGGTCGGCGTGGTCGGACTGGCGCGCCCCGTACGGCGGGCGCTGGTCGTGTCCGCCCGCCGTCTGCTGCGGGTGCCGCTGCCGGATCCGGTGGCCGGTCGCCGGGCCTCCGGTTCACTCGACCTCGACCGCTGGCGGACCCCGCTCTGGCTGGTGCTGCACGTGGCCGTCGGGTGGACGGGGGCGCTGGCGAGCGGGGTGCTGTTCATCATGGGCCTCTCCCTGCCGGGGAACTGGCTCGGCGGCGAGGCGCGGGCGAGTCTGTTCGGCACGTCGGTCCGGGTGTCGGGCGGGTGGAGCTGGGTGGTGGCGGCCGTGTGCATCCTGCTGGCGGTGGCCGTCTGCGTACTGGTGACGAAGGCTCTGCGGTGGTCGGCGCCACGGCTGCTGGGGCCGTCGGCGGCCGAACGGCTCGCGCTGGCTGCCGCGCGGGAACTGCTGCTGGCCGAACGCAATCGGATTGCCCACGAGTTGCACGACTCGATCGGGCACACGCTGACGACGGCCACCATCCAGGCGGCGGTGGCGGACGAGGTGCTCTCCGCCGACCCGGCGGCGGCGCGGGCCGCCATGCGCAGCATCGAGGAGTCGACGCGGGCCGCGCTGGAGGACCTGGACTACGTGCTCGGAGTGCTGCGCGAGGAACAGTCGGGGACGGCGCCGACCCGGACCCTGGCCGACCTCCCCGAGCTGCTGGACCGCCTGCGGCACGCGGGGGCGGTGGTGGAACCGGAGCTGTCGGGCGAGCTGGCGCAGGTGCAGGGGACGCTCTCCCGGGCGGCGTACCGGATTCTCCAGGAGGGGTTGACGAACGCGCTGCGCCACGGGGCGGGCGGCCCGATCGAGGTCCGAGTGGCGGCCGGGCCGGACGGACTGGATCTCACGGTGGTCAACCGGACCGGGGCACGGATGGGCCCGGGCCCGGGGGTCTTCCCGACCTCCGGTCACGGTCTGCCCGGACTGGCCGAGCGCGTCCGGCTGCTGCATGGTGAGTTCCAGGCCGGCCCGGACGGGACGCAGCACTGGCGACTGGCCGTCCGGCTGCCGGTACGGGTGTCGGCGTGA
- a CDS encoding response regulator transcription factor, with protein MALPAVTSPAVTLLIADDDEVTRSGLRMLLAAQPGITVVGEAADGVEAVERARSLRPDVVLMDVRMPRRNGIEATRQLLAEAADPPKVVVITTFENDGYVTAALSAGASGFVLKRLPVRQIAEAVRVVAAGEAVLFPAALGRMVAARPLGSAEVLPQAALTCREEEVLRLMATGLSNPEIAESLTVSLETVKTHVGNVLTKLGAQNRTHAVVIAYESGLVVPGFAG; from the coding sequence ATGGCCCTCCCTGCCGTCACCAGCCCCGCCGTCACCCTCCTGATCGCGGACGACGACGAGGTGACCCGCAGCGGCCTGCGCATGCTGCTCGCCGCACAGCCGGGGATCACGGTGGTCGGCGAGGCCGCCGACGGCGTCGAGGCGGTCGAACGGGCGCGGAGCCTACGGCCGGACGTGGTCCTGATGGACGTCCGGATGCCGCGTCGCAACGGGATCGAGGCCACCCGCCAACTGCTGGCCGAAGCGGCCGACCCGCCGAAGGTCGTGGTGATCACCACCTTCGAGAACGACGGCTACGTCACCGCCGCCCTCAGCGCGGGCGCCAGCGGCTTCGTCCTCAAGCGCCTCCCGGTCCGCCAGATCGCCGAGGCGGTCCGGGTGGTGGCGGCGGGCGAAGCGGTCCTCTTCCCGGCCGCACTGGGCCGCATGGTCGCCGCCCGCCCGCTGGGCTCCGCCGAGGTCCTGCCGCAGGCCGCCCTGACCTGCCGGGAAGAGGAGGTGCTGCGCCTGATGGCCACCGGGCTCTCCAATCCGGAGATCGCGGAGTCCCTCACGGTGAGCCTGGAGACGGTCAAGACCCACGTCGGAAACGTGCTGACCAAGCTCGGCGCGCAGAACCGGACCCATGCGGTCGTGATCGCGTACGAATCCGGCCTGGTGGTCCCGGGCTTCGCCGGCTGA
- a CDS encoding DUF6232 family protein — translation MEPTDPAERPRNAPPPPPVPPLLRGVDVDLRVSKRLLWVGGAAYPLQNIARVYTLTIHPRRKEAIVRFCRNVAITLAVAIALTILGAVATIGSEDVGGGIVTFVWCVTVAGLIYFVVELISVLAAQSHYVLAVETSGPSTAVVTSANREHLNQLVGYIAHAIENPETEFQVKVETITISPKNYYFGDNVNMYGGTGNVGMASA, via the coding sequence ATGGAGCCAACAGATCCGGCGGAGCGGCCGCGGAACGCCCCGCCCCCACCCCCGGTGCCACCGCTCTTACGCGGCGTCGACGTCGATCTGCGGGTCAGCAAGCGGCTGCTGTGGGTCGGCGGCGCCGCCTATCCGCTGCAGAACATCGCGCGGGTGTACACGCTCACCATCCACCCCAGGCGCAAGGAAGCCATCGTCCGCTTCTGCAGGAACGTCGCGATCACGCTGGCGGTCGCGATTGCCCTCACGATCCTCGGCGCCGTGGCCACCATAGGGAGTGAGGACGTGGGCGGCGGCATTGTCACCTTCGTCTGGTGCGTCACGGTGGCTGGGCTGATCTACTTCGTCGTGGAGCTGATCTCCGTATTGGCGGCTCAGTCGCACTACGTACTTGCCGTCGAAACGTCCGGCCCGTCCACCGCGGTCGTGACCAGCGCCAACCGGGAACACCTGAACCAGCTCGTCGGCTACATCGCCCACGCGATCGAGAATCCCGAAACCGAGTTCCAGGTGAAGGTGGAGACCATCACGATCAGCCCCAAGAACTACTACTTCGGGGACAACGTCAACATGTACGGCGGCACCGGAAACGTCGGGATGGCGAGCGCATGA